In Pseudomonas sp. PDNC002, the DNA window TGGTCGACGAGGGCCGCCGCGGTGGCCGGCCGGCGTTGCACGAACTGCCAGTGGAGCAGGCGCGGCTGGATTTCGAGTCTGCCTCGGAATCGCTCAGGGCCGGAGCGCCGTCGATGCCGGTGGAGGAGTTGCTCATTCCCGCGCGGGAGGGCCGGCAGCTGCCGGTTCGTCTGTACCGGCCGGCAGGAGCCGGCGAGGGGGCGATTCTGTATTTCCACGGCGGCGGATACACGGTTGGCAGCCTGGATTCCCATGACGGCCTGTGCCGATTGCTGGCGAAGCACTGCGATTGCGCGGTGATTTCGGTGGGTTACCGGTTGGCTCCGCAAGCGCCGTTTCCGGCCGCGACCTTCGATGCGCGCGATGCCTGGAGCTGGCTGCTGAACTCGGCTGCCAGCCTCGGCCTGAACACTCGCCGTCTGGCAGTGGGCGGCGATAGCGCCGGCGCTACCCTGGCCACGGTGCTGTGCGCCGAACTGGCCGGCGAGGGCGCCGAGCAACCCTGCGCCCAACTGCTGTTCTACCCGGCGGCGGATGCCAGTCGGCGCAGCGAATCCCAGGAGCTGTTCGCCGAGGGCTATCTGCTGGAAACGGCCAGTCTGGACTGGTTCTACGACCAGTACCTGCCCGAGGTTGCACAGCGCAGCGATTGGCGTTGCTCACCGGTCCGGGCGGGTGTGGCTCTGCAGGGCAGCGCCCCGGCACTGCTGTTCGCGGCGGAGTTCGATCCGCTGCTGGACGAGGGCCTGGGCTACGCGAAGGCGCTGGTGGAACAGGGTGTGGAAGTCGAGGCTGAACGCTGCTGCGGCATGACCCACGACTTTCTGCGCATGGGCAACCTGGTGCCGGAAGTCGAAGGGTACTACCGGCGGGTAGCGGAGTTCCTCGCGGCTCGGTGGTAGCCAAGTTCATGCTCCAACGGGCGTGGCAATCCTGTAGGAGCGGATCTTATCCGCGATCCGGCCGGCAGGCCGACAGCGGAAGAATTGCATCGCTGTCGCGATGATCGCGGAGAAGCTCCGCTCCTACGAAAGCGTAGGCTCCTTCGCGCTGCGGATCGGCCTCGGCGTTCGCGGCGCGCTAGTAGCCGTGAACATGCCCCTGCGGGCGTTGCAGCCCTGTAGGAGCGGATCTTATCCGCGATCCGGCCGGCAGGCCGTCAGCGGAAGAATTGCATCGCTGCCGCGATGGTCGCGGAGAAGCTCCGCTCCTACAAAAGCGTAGGTTCCCTCGGGCTGCGGATTAGCCTCGGCGTTCGCGGCGCGCTAGTAGCCGTGAACATGCTCCCGCGGGCGTGGCAAACCCGTAGGAGCGGATCTTATCCGCGACCCGGCCGGCAGGCCGTCAGCGGAAGAATTGCATCGCTGTCGCGATGATCGCGGAGAAGCTCCGCTCCTACGAAAGCGTAGGCTCCTTCGCGCTGCGGATCGGCCTTGTCGCTCGCAG includes these proteins:
- a CDS encoding alpha/beta hydrolase translates to MNAFLKEVGMLHPEISAFLDMVDEGRRGGRPALHELPVEQARLDFESASESLRAGAPSMPVEELLIPAREGRQLPVRLYRPAGAGEGAILYFHGGGYTVGSLDSHDGLCRLLAKHCDCAVISVGYRLAPQAPFPAATFDARDAWSWLLNSAASLGLNTRRLAVGGDSAGATLATVLCAELAGEGAEQPCAQLLFYPAADASRRSESQELFAEGYLLETASLDWFYDQYLPEVAQRSDWRCSPVRAGVALQGSAPALLFAAEFDPLLDEGLGYAKALVEQGVEVEAERCCGMTHDFLRMGNLVPEVEGYYRRVAEFLAARW